GCCACCGGCGCCGGTGAGCGGGTGCTCGTCAAGGATGACCAAGGTCTCCTCGCCCCAGGGCCGGACCTCGATGGCGATGCGGGCGGTGCCCAACAGCCCGCTCTTCGCCTCCAGTTCCAGTCGGCGGCCGGGCTCGTGGGCCCGGACGACGGTCCGGCCGCTGAGCTGCCGGGGGCCGGCCTTGACGGTGTACTCGATGGCCGCGCCGACCGCCGGCCAGGCGTCGTCCAGCGGCTCGGAGGCGTGGGTGCCGACGACCCAGTCGGCGTAGCGGCGGCCGTCACGCAGGACGGCCCACACGGCGTCCGGCGGACGCCTGATCAGGACTGATCTGATGGCCATGTCCGGGTCCTCTCGGAAGGGTCGGAAGGGTCGGAAGGGTTGGGCGGAGTGCGGCGAACGGCCCGGGCGCGGCGTAGGTGCCGCACCACCGGCCACTGGCTTCTGAGGGCGGCGCGGGCGGCGTTGGCCCCGCACGCGCCGTGCACGCCGCCGCCCGGGTGGGCGGAGGAGGACGCCAGGAACAACCCGGCGACGGGCGTCTCGGGACGGCCGGAGCCCGGCACGGGCCGGAAGAAGAGCTGCTGGTGGGGCGAGGCGGTGCCGCCGTTGAGCGCGCCGCCGACCAGGCCGCGGTCGAGCGCTTCGAGGTCGGTGGGGGCCAGCACGCGCCGGTCGCGGATGGTGTCGCGGAAGCCGGGGGCGAGCCGTTCCACCGCCGCCTCCAGCCGGTCGGCCATCGTGCCGCGCAGCACGGCGGCCGGGATGCCCCGGGGCACGTGGACGTAGGCCCAGGCCGATTCGGTGCCGGCCGGGGAACGGGTCGGGTCGGCGGTCGTCATCTGGCCCAGCACGGCGGCGGGGTGCTCGGGAAGGACGCCGGTGGTCAGGTCGGCCGAGTGGCGCGTCAGGTGGTCCACGCTGTCGGCGATGTGGACCGTGCCGCCCTCGGCGGCCTCGGGCGACGCCCACGGGATCGGGCGGGACAGCGCCCAGTCGACCTTGAGGGTGGCGTGGTCCCACTGGAAGCGCCGGATGTCGTCGCGCAGCCGGGCGGGCAGGTGGTCCCAGCCGACGAGGCCGCCGTAGAGAGCGGGCGCGGGCACGTCGGCCAGGACGGCGCGCGCGGCGAACAGCGGCTCGCCGTCGGCGGTCCGCACGCCCAGGCAGCGGCCGTCGCGGACCACGACCTCCGCCACGGGGGTGCCGAGCCGCAGGGTGCCGCCGCGCGCCTCCAGGCGGCGCACGAGAGCGGCCGTGAGCTGCCCGGCGCCGCCGACCGGGACGGGCCAGCCGTGCTGCTGGCCGAGCATGACCAGCAGCCAGCCGAAGAGGCCGCTGCCGAACGACTCGGGGAAGAAGTCGGCGTGCAGGGCGGAGCCGGTGAGCAGCAGCGGGGCG
Above is a window of Streptomyces sp. NBC_01803 DNA encoding:
- a CDS encoding phytoene desaturase family protein gives rise to the protein MSGAPDVIVVGAGPNGLVAANLLADAGWHVLVLEAEDEPGGAVRSDRGVHPDYISDMFSAFYPLAVASPALTGLDLERWGLTWSHAPAVLANPLPDGRCAVLYRDQERTAANLETFAPGDGEAYLRLLERWDRLDPDLLRALLTPFPPVRPAAALLRRARAAGGLRLLRTLTLSARRLGEEEFHGPGAPLLLTGSALHADFFPESFGSGLFGWLLVMLGQQHGWPVPVGGAGQLTAALVRRLEARGGTLRLGTPVAEVVVRDGRCLGVRTADGEPLFAARAVLADVPAPALYGGLVGWDHLPARLRDDIRRFQWDHATLKVDWALSRPIPWASPEAAEGGTVHIADSVDHLTRHSADLTTGVLPEHPAAVLGQMTTADPTRSPAGTESAWAYVHVPRGIPAAVLRGTMADRLEAAVERLAPGFRDTIRDRRVLAPTDLEALDRGLVGGALNGGTASPHQQLFFRPVPGSGRPETPVAGLFLASSSAHPGGGVHGACGANAARAALRSQWPVVRHLRRARAVRRTPPNPSDPSDPSERTRTWPSDQS
- a CDS encoding SRPBCC family protein, which gives rise to MAIRSVLIRRPPDAVWAVLRDGRRYADWVVGTHASEPLDDAWPAVGAAIEYTVKAGPRQLSGRTVVRAHEPGRRLELEAKSGLLGTARIAIEVRPWGEETLVILDEHPLTGAGGKLHNMASDTLLQLRHRRMLRKLARVVESDSPAEPERATSGD